The Sphingomonas donggukensis genomic interval CGCGCAGCGCGGGCGGCACCGTCGTGACGCAGGCGCCCGCCGGCGGCGCGGCCTTCGCGCAGTCGAGCGCGCCGATCGTGCGCACCACCGCGCCCGCGGGCAGCTGGACCGCGACCACCGCGCAGCGTCGTGGCGGCATGTGGCAGGGGCGCCCGACGATGCCGCGCACCGGCAATCCGGGCATGCGCTGGGGCCAGTCGATCGGCGGGCGCTGGCACGGCGGCGTGCGCGCCCCCGGCGGCTGGGCGGCCTATCGCCGGCCCGCGCGCGGCTGGGTGCTGCCGGGCTACTGGTTCGCGCCGAGCTTCTACGTGAACGACTATGCCGCCTACGGCCTCGGCGCGCCGCCTTACGGCTATACGTGGACGCGCTATTACGACGACGCCGTCTTGGTAGATGGGCGGGGCCGGGTGTACGACAGCGTGACCGGGCTCGACTGGGATCGCTACGCCTATGACGACCGCGCCTATGACGATGGCGACCGTTATTATGCGGACGGCGCCGACGACCACTATGGTCCGCGCCCGCGCGGCGACCGCGGGATGGGCGGCGCGGTGATCGGCGGAGTCGTGGGCGGCGTCGCCGGCAACGTCATCGCGGGGCGCGGCAACCGCCTGCCGGGCACGATCGTCGGCGCCGGTGTCGGTGCGGTCGTCGGCAGCGCGATCGACCGGGCGGAGGACCGCGACGACCGCCGCGGCGCGCGCCGCCCGCTGCCGCCGATCGCGCCCGACCATGCGCCGCCGCCGTCGCCGGGCTACGGCTATGGGTCAATGCCGTACGGCCACGGCTATTCGCGGACGTGGGTCGCAGGCGGCAGCAGCTATGCGGCGGGCAGCACGATCGTCCACGTCCAGCCGACCGTCACGACGACGACCACGACGACCACCGAATATGTCTATGAGACGGCGGCGCGCGCTTCGTACAAGAAACGCAGCTATCGCAAGCCGGTGGTGCGGTCGAAAATCCTCTCGCGCGATTGCCGCTGCAACTACACGAAATGAGGCGGTTCGGGCGGGCGCGCGGCGTCCGCCCGTTCAGCTCATCCTGTCGATGTCCTCGCGGGTGAGCCCGCCGGGGATAATCATCACTGGTACCGACAGGCTGCCCGCGTCGGCGCCTGCGAAGTGGCTGACCAGCGGGCCGGGCGCGCCGCTGGCGGCGGCCCCCAGCACCAGCGCGGCGACGTCGGGCGTGGCTGCGATCATCTCGCGCACGATCTTCGGCCCGTCGCCCTGGCGGACCACGATCGAGGGCGTGACCCCCGATTCGGCGAAGAGCGTGCCCGCCGCCCCGGCGACGATCGCCTCGGCGTGCAGCCGCGCTTCCTCTTCGATGGTCGCCTGGACGCCGCCCCATTGCACGAATTCGGCGGGTGCGATGAGCGCGAGGATGACGACGCCGCCGCCGGTCTTCACCGCGCGCCGCGCGGCGAAGCGCAGCGCGATCTCCGCCTCCGGGCTGTCGTCCACCACCACCAGATAGGTGCGCATCGCCGTTCCCCTCTTCCGGCAGCAGGGGTGACGCAAGCGCGCGCCTGACGCAAGCGTCAGCCTTGACCCGGCCCCGCCCGGGCGCAAGAGAGATGGCCCCCAGGACTTACAGGATCCGTCATGGCGATTGACCTCAAGATGCCCGCGCTCTCCCCGACGATGGAGGAAGGCACGCTCGCCAAATGGCTGGTGAAGGAAGGCGACGTCGTGAAATCGGGCGATCTGCTCGCCGAGATCGAGACCGACAAGGCGACGATGGAGTTCGAGGCGGTCGACGAGGGCACGATCGCCAAGATCCTGGTGGCCGAGGGCACCGACGGGGTGAAGGTCGGCACCGTGATCGCGCAGATCGCCGCCGAGGGCGAGGACGCGAGCGCCGCGCCGGCGCCCGAGGCGAAGGCCGAGGCTCCGAAGGCCGAGGCTCCGAAGGCGGAGGCTCCGAAGCCCGAAGCACCCAAGCCCGCCGAAGCGCCGAAGGCCGCAGCGCCAGCGCCAGCGCCAGCACCCGCGTCCAGCGGCGACCGCATCAAGGCGTCGCCGCTCGCCCGCCGCATCGCCGCCGAAAAGGGCATCGAGCTGTCGTCGCTGTCGGGGTCCGGGCCGAACGGTCGCATTGTGAAGGCCGACCTGGAGGGCGCCAAGAGCGGGGCCGCACCGACTGCGCAGCCGGCTGCCGCCGCTGCCGAGACGCCCGCTACCGCACCCGCCGCCGCACCGGCGCCGTCGAAGGTCTGGTACGACGAGAGCATCCCGCACAGCGTCGAGAAGCTCAGCAACATCCGCAAGACGATCGCGCGCCGCCTGACCGAATCGAAGCAGACGGTGCCGCACATCTATCTGACGGTCGACATCCGCCTCGACGCGCTGCTGAAGCTGCGCAGCGATCTCAACAAGGCGCTCGAGGCGCGGGGCGTGAAGCTGTCGGTGAACGACCTGCTCATCAAGGCGCTGGGCGTCGCTCTGGAGGCGACGCCGAAATGCAACGTCACCTTCACTGGCGACAATCTGGTCAGCTACACCCGGGCCGACGTGTCGGTCGCGGTGTCGACGCCGACGGGCCTCATCACCCCGATCATCCGCGACGCCGCCAATGCGTCTCCGTCGAGCATCTCCACGCAGATGAAGGAGCTGGCGGGCCGCGCCAAGGAAGGCAAGCTGAAGCCAGAGGAATATCAGGGCGGCACCGCCAGCCTGTCGAACATGGGCATGTTCGGCATCAAGCAGTTCGAAGCGGTCATCAATCCGCCGCAGGGCATGATCATGGCGATCGGCGCGGGCGAGAAGCGGCCCTATGTCATCGACGACGCGCTGGGCGTCGCGACGGTCATGTCGGCGACCGGCAGCTTCGATCACCGCGCGATCGACGGCGCCGACGGGGCCGAACTGATGAAGGCGTTCAAGGCGCTGGTCGAATCCCCGCTGGGCATGATCGCCTGAGGGGCGCCCCGCCGTGCCGTCCCGCACCCTGACAGAGCTGTTCCACATAGTGGCGGGCCTGGCCGCGACGGTCGCGATCGTCGCGGTCGCGGCCTGGGCGTACCCGCTGGCGCGTCACGAGATCCGCGTCGTCGGCTGGATGGCGGCGGCGATCGTCGTGGCGATGGGCGTGCGTCCGCTGCGCCGCGCCTGGGCGGTCGATCATCAGGAGCGCGGCGGTGAGTGAGCTGCCGGCGGCCCCCGCGGCAACGCCGCCCGCGGGCGAACCGGTCATCCGCGTCATCGCGATGCCCGCGGATGCCAATCCTTACGGCGATATCTTCGGCGGGTGGCTGATGAGCTGGATGGATTCCGCCGCTGGCTCGGTCGCCTCGCTGCACTGCGGCGGACGCGCCGTCACCATCGCGATGGACGGCATGCAGTTCCTGAACCCGGTGTTCGTCGGTGACGAGCTGTCGGTCTATGCGACGCTGGTGAAGGCCGGGCGCACGTCGATGACCATCGATGTCGAGGCGTGGCGCCGCCACCGCCACGAAGCCGCGCGCCACAAGGTGACGCAGGCGCAATTCGTGTTCGTCGCGATCGACGAACATCGCCGTCCGCGGGCGATCGCGGGATGACGGGCCTGCTCGCCTATCCGGTCGCGCTGCTCGCCGCGCTGCCCACGACGCTCTGCGTGCTGGGGCTGTGGGTGCTGCATTCCCGCGTCGTGGACGGGAACAGCGTCGACAGCGTGTTCCTGTCGTTCGTGTTCCTGTTCGTGACCCTGATCTTCTGCGTGTCGATCGTCGCCAATCTGGCCGCGGTCGCGATCGGTCAGGTGGCGAGCCTGGCGGCGCCGCGACTGGGCGGCTGGGCGACGATCGGCGCGGCGGGCGTACTGGTGTGTGCCCTCTGTGCGTGGACGCAGCGCGGCTCGGGGCGGCTGTTTGCCGGGCCGGCACCGGTGTCCGCGCTACCGGTCGCGCTGTTCGCGCTTGCCGACATGATGATCCTTGCCGGCGGGCTCAGCCTGCTGCCGCATCCACTGACTTTCTGACGGGAGCTGATCCTTTGGCTGACACCTACGACCTCATCGTGCTCGGCTCCGGGCCGGGCGGCTATGTCGCGGCGATCCGCGCGGCGCAGCTGGGGATGAAGACCGCGATCGTCGAGCGCGAGAATCTGGGCGGCATCTGCCTGAACTGGGGCTGCATCCCGACCAAGGCGCTGCTGCGCTCGGCGGAGATCTTCCACTATATGCAGCACGCCAAGGACTATGGGCTGGTCGCCGAGAAGATCAGCGCCGACCTGGACGCGGTGGTGAAGCGCTCGCGCGGGGTCGCGAAGCAGCTCAATCAGGGCGTTACGCACCTGATGAAGAAGAACAAGATTGCAGTCCACATGGGCACCGGCAAGCTGACCGGGAAGGGCAGGCTGACCGTCACCGCCGCGGACGGCAAGACGACCGAGCTGACCGCGAAGAACATCATCGTCGCCACCGGCGCTCGCGCTCGCGATCTGCCCGGCACCCCTGCCGACGGCAAGCGCGTGTGGACCTATCGCCACGCGATGGTGCCGACCGAGATGCCACGCAAGCTGCTGGTCATCGGATCGGGCGCGATCGGGATCGAATTCGCGAGCTTTTACAACGACATGGGCGCCGAGGTGACCGTGGTCGAGATGATGGACCGGATCGTGCCGGTCGAGGACGCCGACGTCTCCGCCTTCTTGGAAAAGGCACTGAAGAAACAGGGCATGACGATCCTGACGGGTGCGGGCGTGTCCGACATCAAGGTCGGCGGCGCGAGCGTGACCGCGAAGCTGAAGGACAAGGCCGGCAAGGTCACCGACGCCGAATTCAGCCACGTCATCGTCGCGATCGGCATCGTGCCCAACACCGCCGACATCGGCTTGAAGGAACTGGGCGTCGCGGTGGACGACCGCGGCTTCCTGAAGACCGACGCAACCTGCAGGACCAATGTCGAGGGGATTTACGCGATCGGCGACATCACCGCGCCGCCGTGGCTGGCGCACAAGGCGAGCCACGAGGGCGTGATCGCGGTCGAGGCGATCGCGGGCAAGCATCCGCACGCGATGGACCCGCTGAACATCCCCGGCTGCACCTATTGCCACCCCCAGGTCGCCAGCGTCGGCCTGACCGAGGCGAAGGCGAAGGAGGCGGGCTACGAGCTGAAGGTCGGCACCTTCCCGTTCATCGGCAACGGCAAGGCGATCGCGCTCGGCGAAGCGGAAGGCTTCATCAAGACGGTGTTCGACGCGAAGACCGGCGAGCTGCTGGGTGCGCATATGGTCGGGGCCGAGGTGACCGAGCTGATCCAGGGCTATACCGTCGGCAAGCAGCTCGAGACGACCGAGGCGGAGCTGATGGAAACGGTGTTCCCGCACCCGACGCTATCCGAAATGATGCACGAAAGCGTGCTGGCCGCCTACGGACGCCAGCTGCACATGTGAGGGCGCCTCGCCCGTCTATCGGCGGGCGATGGCCATCGGCGCTTCGGGCGTCGCGATCGGGGACCAGTCGAAGGCGGGGCTCGGATACGGCGCGTTGTCGTTCGCCGGGCGGCGCGGTGGCGGGCGTTGCCAGCGGCGCACCGCGTGGGCCAGGGCATAGGCGCTCACGCCGATGGCAAAGGTGGTCGCGACCGCAAGCACCGCATCTCGCCATGTCGGGGGCAGGGCGCTCAGGATCCGCGCGATCGTGGGGAGCGACAGCGCGACCATGCTCCAGCCCGCCACGACCGCCATCGCCAGCGCGGTTGAGGCGGCGTGCAGCCTGCGGCGGGGAAGGGGAATCGCGGCCATTGCGCATGCTCATGCGCGCGTCCCGGTTGCGGACCGGTTAAGTCCGGCGCTGCCCCCGCGCTCCTGTTGACCGATACCGGGGTGCCGCGTATAGGCCTGCCGCGTCTCGTGAGCGGCAAACCGGTGATTCTTCGCCGCTGCCATCCAGCCCGCGGGACAAGAGCTGAACGTTGCTGGAGACTGTTGGGCCCGGGGGGCATCGCTTCCCATGGCCCTTCTGTCGTTTCGACGCCTGAGGGCTTCAGCAAAGTAACCGCCGGAATGTGCCGGTAACGAAAAAGGTGAAGGGCTTCATGCCAACGATCAACCAGCTGGTCCGCAAGGGCCGCGACCCGCAGAAGGCCAAGTCGAAGGTCCCTGCGATGGAACAGAACCCGCAGAAGCGCGGCGTCTGCACCCGAGTCTATACGACGACCCCGAAGAAGCCGAACTCGGCTCTGCGCAAGGTGGCCAAGGTTCGCCTGACCAACCAGCGCGAAGTCATTTCGTACATCCCGGGCGAGGGCCACAACCTTCAGGAGCACTCGGTGGTCCTGATCCGCGGCGGCCGTGTCCGCGATCTTCCCGGCGTTCGCTACCACGTCCTGCGCGGCGTGCTCGATACGCAGGGCGTGAAGGATCGCAAGCAGTCGCGTTCCAAGTACGGCGCAAAGCGTCCGAAGTAAGCCGGTCGGCTTTTTAGCCGATCCTTAGAATGGCTGAAGTTTAGAAGGAATTTGAAATGGCTCGTCGTCGTCGTCCCGAAAAGCGGGAAATCCTGCCTGATCCCAAGTTTGGTGATGAGGTTCTGTCGAAGTTCATGAACAGCGTGATGCTGGACGGCAAGAAGTCCGTCGCGGAAGGCATCGTCTATTCGGCGATGGAAACCGTCGAGCAGCGCGCCAAGCGCGAGCCGATCGGCGTGTTCCACGACGCGCTGAACAACATCAAGCCGGGCATCGAGGTCCGTTCGCGCCGCGTCGGCGGTGCGACCTACCAGGTGCCGGTCGAGGTGCGTCCCGAGCGCGCCCAGGCGCTGGCGATCCGCTGGCTCATCACCGCGGCGCGCAACCGCAGCGAGCACACCATGTCGGCACGCCTCTCGGGCGAGCTGATGGATGCCGCCAACAACCGCGGCAACGCCGTGAAGAAGCGCGAAGACACGCACCGCATGGCCGAAGCCAACCGCGCGTTCTCGCACTACCGCTGGTAAGGCTTCAAGTCGCTGTAATCGAAACTATATAGTGGGGAGCTGGATCGTCCGGCTCCCCACATTTCCAAGGAAGCATGACAATGGCCCGCAGCCATCCGCTCGAGCGTTACCGCAATATCGGCATCATGGCGCACATCGACGCCGGCAAGACGACGACGACCGAGCGCATCCTCTATTACACCGGCAAGTCCTACAAGATCGGCGAAGTGCATGAAGGCACCGCGACGATGGACTGGATGGAGCAGGAGCAGGAGCGCGGGATCACGATCACGTCGGCTGCGACCACCTGCAAGTGGAAGGCCGAGGACGGCGCGGGCCCCGAGCACCTCATCAACATCATCGACACCCCCGGCCACGTCGACTTCACGATCGAAGTCGAGCGTTCGCTGCGCGTGCTCGACGGCGCGGTCGCGTGCTTCGACGGCGTTGCGGGCGTCGAGCCGCAGTCGGAAACCGTGTGGCGTCAGGCTGACAAGTACGGCGTGCCGCGCATGTGCTTCGTCAACAAGCTCGACCGCACCGGCGCCGATTTCTATTTCTGCGTGCAGTCGATCATCGATCGCCTGGGTGCGAAGCCGGCCGTGCTGTATCTCCCGATCGGCATGGAAGGCGGCTTCAAGGGCCTGGTCGACCTGGTCGAGAACCGCGCGATCATCTGGCTCGAAGAGTCGCTGGGCGCGAAGTTCGAATATCAGGACATCCCGGACGACCTGAAGGACAAGGCCGCCGACTATCGCAACCAGCTGATCGAGCTGGCGGTCGAGCAGGACGACGACGCGATGGAGCAGTACCTCGAGGGTAACGAGCCCGACGCGAAGACGCTGAAGGCGCTGATCCGCAAGGGGACGCTGGGCATGGCGTTCGTGCCGGTCGTCTGCGGCTCGGCGTTCAAGAACAAGGGCGTGCAGCCCCTGCTCGACGCGGTCGTCGACTATCTGCCGAGCCCGCTCGACGTGCCGGCGATCAAGGGCATCCTGCCGAACGGCGACGAGGCCGATCGCCCGTCGTCGGACGACGCACCGTTCTCGGCGCTGGCGTTCAAGATCATGAACGACCCGTTCGTCGGCACGCTGACCTTCGCGCGCATCTATTCGGGCAAGCTCGAGACGGCGTCGCAGGTCCTGAACTCGGTGAAGGACAAGAAGGAAAAGGTCGGCCGCATGCTGCTGATGCATGCGAACGAGCGTGAGGACATCCAGGTGGCCTATGCCGGCGACATCGTCGCTCTGGCGGGCCTGAAGGACACGACGACCGGCGACACGCTGTGCGCGACGGCCGCACCGATCGTGCTCGAGCGGATGGAATTCCCCGAGCCCGTCATCGAGCTGTCGGTGGAGCCGAAGACCAAGGCCGACCAGGAGAAGATGGGCGTCGCGCTCAATCGCCTGGCGCGCGAGGATCCGTCGTTCCGCGTGACCTCGGACGCTGAGAGCGGCCAGACGATCATCAAGGGGATGGGCGAGCTCCACCTCGAGATCATCGTCGATCGCATGAAGCGCGAGTTCAAGGTCGAGGCGAACGTCGGCGCGCCGCAGGTGGCGTACCGCGAGTACCTCGGCAAGCCGGTCGACATCGACTACACGCACAAGAAGCAGTCGGGCGGTACCGGCCAGTTCGGTCGCGTGAAGGTAAAGCTGACGCCGGGCGAGCGCGGTTCGGGCATCGTCTTCAAGGACGAGATCAAGGGCGGCAACATTCCGAAGGAATATCTGCCGGCGATCGAAAAGGGCTTCCGCGAGACGGCAGCCTCGGGCTCGCTGGTCGGCTTCCCGATCATCGATTTCGAGATCGTGCTGTATGACGGCGCCTACCATGACGTCGACTCGTCGGCGCTGGCGTTCGAAATCACCGCGCGTGGTGCGATGCGTGAAGCGGCGCAGAAGTCGGGCATCAAGCTGCTCGAGCCGATCATGAAGGTCGAGGTCGTCACCCCGGAGGATTATCTGGGCGACGTCATCGGCGACATGAACAGTCGCCGCGGCCAGATCCAGGGCACCGACACCCGCGGCAACGCGCAGGCGGTCGAGGCGATGGTGCCGCTGGCCAACATGTTCGGTTACGTGAACCAGCTGCGCTCGTTTACGCAGGGCCGCGCGCAGTACAGCATGCAGTTCTCGCACTATGACGAAGTGCCCCAGAACGTCGCCGACGAGGTGAAGGCCAAATTGGCTTGAGCCGAGGCGCCCGGAACCAGTGAAGCTGGCTCCGGGACGCGCGGAGGCCGGCCGGCTGCGGGCACCGCAGTCCGACGACAGCGGATTTACTCCGCTGTCTGCCTCTCCATCACGGTAGGGGCTGGCGTTGAATTGAATCCCCCGTTAAGGGGCCGCGTTCGCGTGGCGCCCTTACCGGCCGCGAAATTGATCCAGAAGGTAGGAAACCATGGCAAAAGCAAAGTTCGAGCGGAACAAGCCGCATCTCAACATCGGCACCATCGGTCACGTCGACCACGGCAAGACCTCGCTGACGGCCGCCATCACCAAGGTGCTGGCAGAGAACGTCGCGGGCAACGCAGCGGTCGATTTCGCCAACATCGACAAGGCTCCGGAAGAGCGTGAGCGCGGCATCACGATCTCGACCGCGCACGTCGAGTACGAGACCGACAAGCGTCACTACGCGCACGTCGATTGCCCCGGCCACGCCGACTATGTGAAGAACATGATCACCGGCGCCGCCCAGATGGACGGCGCGATCCTGGTCGTCGCCGCCACCGACGGCCCGATGCCGCAGACCAAGGAGCACATCCTGCTCGCGCGTCAGGTCGGCGTGCCGACGATGGTCGTCTTCCTGAACAAGGTCGACCTGGTCGACGATGAGGAAATCCTCGAGCTGGTCGAGATGGAAATCCGCGAAGAGCTCAGCAAGCGTGAGTTCGACGGCGACAACATCCCGATCATCCGCGGTTCGGCGACTGCCGCGCTGTCGGGTTCGGACGACAAGCTGGGCAAGGACGCGGTCCTCGCGCTCATGGCCGCCGTCGACGAGTCGATCCCGCAGCCCGAGCGTCCGCTCGACAAGCCGTTCATGATGCCGATCGAGGACGTGTTCTCGATCTCGGGTCGCGGCACGGTCGTCACCGGTCGCGTCGAGACCGGCATCGTCAAGGTTGGTGAGGAAGTCGAGATCGTCGGCATCCACCCGGAAGTCCGCAAGACCACGGTCACCGGCGTCGAAATGTTCCGCAAGCTGCTCGACCAGGGCCAGGCCGGCGACAACGTCGGCGCGCTGATCCGCGGCGTCGCTCGTGACGAAGTGGAGCGTGGCCAGGTGCTCGCGAAGCCGGGTTCGATCAAGCCGCACACCGACTTCCAGTCGTCGGTGTACGTGCTGTCGAAGGACGAGGGTGGCCGTCACACGCCGTTCTTCGCCAACTATCGTCCGCAGTTCTACTTCCGCACGACGGACGTGACCGGCACGATCGAGCTGCCCGAGGGCACCGAGATGGTCATGCCGGGCGACGAAGTCGCTCTCGGCATCAAGCTGATCGCACCGATCGCCATGGACGTGGGCCAGCGCTTCACGATCCGCGAGGGTGGCCGCACCGTCGGCGCCGGCGTCGTCAGCCAGATCGACAAGTAAGTCTCTTTTGAGACGAGCTGCCGCCCGGCACTCCGTAATGGAGTGTCGGGCGGTTGCTTTTTATGGAGGCGCTCTGTAAGGGCCGCCCTCCAGTTTGAGTTCAACAGTCAAGAGCCGCCCCCAGGCGGCCCGCTCTTTCGCATCGGTGAGACCATGGAAACGCAGAATATCCGCATCCGCCTGAAGGCGTTCGACCACCGCGTGCTCGACAGCGCCACCGGAGAGATCGCCGACACCGCCCGCCGCACCGGCGCCCTGATCCGTGGTCCCATCCCGCTGCCGACGCGCATCGAGAAGTTCACGGTCAACCGTGGTCCCCACATCGACAAGAAGAGCCGCGAGCAGTTCGAGGTGCGTACGTACAAGCGCATGCTCGACATCGTGCAGCCGACCGCCAACACGGTCGATGCGCTGATGAAGCTCGACCTGGCCGCCGGCGTCGACGTGGAAATCAAGCTCGCGTGATGCGCGCTTTCGTCGCGCGGGAGATGATCCGGCGCGACGGTGGGGCTGTTGACGGAAGCACCCGCTTCCCCTAATGGCTCCACACCCGGCGGGGTTGATTCTTCGCCGTGCTTGCGTCGCCGGATACGGCGACGCGCAGAAAGCAGGGATACCGGCCAGTCTGACTGGCGCCTGAGTCCCCGTCTTTCGCTTTATGACGAAGCGAAAACATTGGCCCTGACGGGGGCACTTGGAATTGGGCTGGCTCTTCGGCGGTGACGCTGGGGGGCCTTTTCGTTGGCACGCTCCCCGGACACCCGCGGAGCCTCTGTTTGGAAGGGAATACGCATCATGCGCACAGGCGTGATCGCGAAGAAGTTGGGCATGACCCGGCTGTTCCAGGACGATGGGCGCCACGTGCCCGTGACCGTCCTGCAGCTCGATGGTCTCCAGGTCGTCGCACGCAAGGAATCGGATCGTGACGGTTATGTCGCGGTGCAGCTGGGCGCGGGCAGCGCCAAGGCCAAGAACGTCGCCAAGCCGCAGCGCGGCATGTTCGGTAAGGCCGAGGTGGAGCCCAAGGCCAAGCTGGTCGAGTTCCGCGTTTCCGACGACAATCTGCTGGACGTGGGCGCCGAGATTTCGGCCGACCATTTCGCCAGCGGTCAGCTGGTCGACGTGCAGGGCGTAACGCAGGGCAAGGGCTTCGCCGGCGCCATGAAGCGTTGGGGCTTCGGCGGTCTGCGCGCGACGCACGGCGTCTCGGTCTCGCACCGTTCGCACGGTTCGACCGGTAACCGCCAGGATCCGGGCCGCGTCTTCAAGAACAAGAAGATGGCCGGCCACATGGGCGCGCGCAACCGCACCCAGCAGAACCTCGAGATCGTGTCGACCGACGTCGAGCGCGGCCTGATCTTCGTCAAGGGCTCGGTGCCCGGCTCGAAGGGTGGCTGGCTGATCGTCAAGGACGCGGTCAAGGTTCCGGCGCATGCCGACACCCCGTATCCGGCCAGCCTGAAGCAGGCTGCCAACAGCAACACCGCAGCGGACACGCCGGCCGAGCAGGCCCAGGCACCCGAAGCGACCGACGGCCAGGAGGGCTGAACGTGAAGGTCAAGGTTCAATCCTTCGACGCCAAGGCGAAGGCTGCCGACGCCGAGCTCAACGACGCCATCTTCGGCGTCGAGCCGCGCGCCGACATCCTGCACCGCGTCGTCACCTGGCAGCTCGAGAAGCGTCGCGGCACCGCCCGCGGCACGCGCGAGCGGTCCGAGGTCGCCCGCACGGGCAAGAAGTTCGGTCGCCAGAAGGGCGGCGGTACCGCTCGTCACGGCGATCGCCGCGCGCCGATCTTCATCGGTGGTGGTAAGGCGCACGGCGCTCGTGTTCGCGACTTCAACCCGTCGCTGAACAAGAAGATTCGCGCGCTCGGCCTGAAGATGGCGCTGTCGACCCATGCCAAGGCAGGGTCGCTGGTGGTCATGGACAGCCTGGCCGTCGCCGAGAACAAGACCAAGACGCTGCTGGCGGACTGGGCGAAGCTCGGCACGGGCAAGACCGCGTTGGTCATCGACGGCGACATGGTCGACACGAGCTTCGCACTGGCCGCGGGCAACCTGCACACGATCAACGTGCTGCCGGCTGCCGGCGCCAATGTGTACGACATCCTGAAGCATGACACGCTGGTGCTGACCCGCGCCGCTGTCGAGAAGCTGGAGGCGCGCTTCAATGGCTAAGGCTCCGAAGAAGGCGATCGACAATCGCCATTACGACGTGATCGTGGCTCCCCACATCACCGAGAAGTCGACCATGATGTCGGAGCACAACGCGGTTGTGTTCAAGGTGTCGAACGACGCGTCGAAGCCCGAGATCAAGGCCGCTGTCGAGGCGCTGTTCAATGTCTCGGTGATCGGCGTGAACACGCTGGTCCAGAAGGGCAAGACCAAGCGCTGGAAGGGCACGCCCTACAGCCGGTCTGACATGAAGAAGGCGATCGTCACGCTGAAGGACGGCGACTCGATCGACGTCACGCAGGGGGTCAACTAATCATGGCACTCAAGAATTATAACCCGACGTCGCCTGGCGTCCGCGGCCTGATCCTGATCGACCGTTCGACCCTGTACAAGGGTCGTCCGGTCAAGGCGCTGACCGAGGGCAAGACGA includes:
- a CDS encoding acyl-CoA thioesterase, whose amino-acid sequence is MPADANPYGDIFGGWLMSWMDSAAGSVASLHCGGRAVTIAMDGMQFLNPVFVGDELSVYATLVKAGRTSMTIDVEAWRRHRHEAARHKVTQAQFVFVAIDEHRRPRAIAG
- the rpsG gene encoding 30S ribosomal protein S7; its protein translation is MARRRRPEKREILPDPKFGDEVLSKFMNSVMLDGKKSVAEGIVYSAMETVEQRAKREPIGVFHDALNNIKPGIEVRSRRVGGATYQVPVEVRPERAQALAIRWLITAARNRSEHTMSARLSGELMDAANNRGNAVKKREDTHRMAEANRAFSHYRW
- a CDS encoding universal stress protein, with the translated sequence MRTYLVVVDDSPEAEIALRFAARRAVKTGGGVVILALIAPAEFVQWGGVQATIEEEARLHAEAIVAGAAGTLFAESGVTPSIVVRQGDGPKIVREMIAATPDVAALVLGAAASGAPGPLVSHFAGADAGSLSVPVMIIPGGLTREDIDRMS
- the rpsL gene encoding 30S ribosomal protein S12, which translates into the protein MPTINQLVRKGRDPQKAKSKVPAMEQNPQKRGVCTRVYTTTPKKPNSALRKVAKVRLTNQREVISYIPGEGHNLQEHSVVLIRGGRVRDLPGVRYHVLRGVLDTQGVKDRKQSRSKYGAKRPK
- the lpdA gene encoding dihydrolipoyl dehydrogenase, translating into MADTYDLIVLGSGPGGYVAAIRAAQLGMKTAIVERENLGGICLNWGCIPTKALLRSAEIFHYMQHAKDYGLVAEKISADLDAVVKRSRGVAKQLNQGVTHLMKKNKIAVHMGTGKLTGKGRLTVTAADGKTTELTAKNIIVATGARARDLPGTPADGKRVWTYRHAMVPTEMPRKLLVIGSGAIGIEFASFYNDMGAEVTVVEMMDRIVPVEDADVSAFLEKALKKQGMTILTGAGVSDIKVGGASVTAKLKDKAGKVTDAEFSHVIVAIGIVPNTADIGLKELGVAVDDRGFLKTDATCRTNVEGIYAIGDITAPPWLAHKASHEGVIAVEAIAGKHPHAMDPLNIPGCTYCHPQVASVGLTEAKAKEAGYELKVGTFPFIGNGKAIALGEAEGFIKTVFDAKTGELLGAHMVGAEVTELIQGYTVGKQLETTEAELMETVFPHPTLSEMMHESVLAAYGRQLHM
- a CDS encoding RcnB family protein — translated: MRNLLTAATIAGCALAAAPAADAQAIAQARSAGGTVVTQAPAGGAAFAQSSAPIVRTTAPAGSWTATTAQRRGGMWQGRPTMPRTGNPGMRWGQSIGGRWHGGVRAPGGWAAYRRPARGWVLPGYWFAPSFYVNDYAAYGLGAPPYGYTWTRYYDDAVLVDGRGRVYDSVTGLDWDRYAYDDRAYDDGDRYYADGADDHYGPRPRGDRGMGGAVIGGVVGGVAGNVIAGRGNRLPGTIVGAGVGAVVGSAIDRAEDRDDRRGARRPLPPIAPDHAPPPSPGYGYGSMPYGHGYSRTWVAGGSSYAAGSTIVHVQPTVTTTTTTTTEYVYETAARASYKKRSYRKPVVRSKILSRDCRCNYTK
- a CDS encoding pyruvate dehydrogenase complex dihydrolipoamide acetyltransferase — protein: MAIDLKMPALSPTMEEGTLAKWLVKEGDVVKSGDLLAEIETDKATMEFEAVDEGTIAKILVAEGTDGVKVGTVIAQIAAEGEDASAAPAPEAKAEAPKAEAPKAEAPKPEAPKPAEAPKAAAPAPAPAPASSGDRIKASPLARRIAAEKGIELSSLSGSGPNGRIVKADLEGAKSGAAPTAQPAAAAAETPATAPAAAPAPSKVWYDESIPHSVEKLSNIRKTIARRLTESKQTVPHIYLTVDIRLDALLKLRSDLNKALEARGVKLSVNDLLIKALGVALEATPKCNVTFTGDNLVSYTRADVSVAVSTPTGLITPIIRDAANASPSSISTQMKELAGRAKEGKLKPEEYQGGTASLSNMGMFGIKQFEAVINPPQGMIMAIGAGEKRPYVIDDALGVATVMSATGSFDHRAIDGADGAELMKAFKALVESPLGMIA
- the fusA gene encoding elongation factor G, giving the protein MARSHPLERYRNIGIMAHIDAGKTTTTERILYYTGKSYKIGEVHEGTATMDWMEQEQERGITITSAATTCKWKAEDGAGPEHLINIIDTPGHVDFTIEVERSLRVLDGAVACFDGVAGVEPQSETVWRQADKYGVPRMCFVNKLDRTGADFYFCVQSIIDRLGAKPAVLYLPIGMEGGFKGLVDLVENRAIIWLEESLGAKFEYQDIPDDLKDKAADYRNQLIELAVEQDDDAMEQYLEGNEPDAKTLKALIRKGTLGMAFVPVVCGSAFKNKGVQPLLDAVVDYLPSPLDVPAIKGILPNGDEADRPSSDDAPFSALAFKIMNDPFVGTLTFARIYSGKLETASQVLNSVKDKKEKVGRMLLMHANEREDIQVAYAGDIVALAGLKDTTTGDTLCATAAPIVLERMEFPEPVIELSVEPKTKADQEKMGVALNRLAREDPSFRVTSDAESGQTIIKGMGELHLEIIVDRMKREFKVEANVGAPQVAYREYLGKPVDIDYTHKKQSGGTGQFGRVKVKLTPGERGSGIVFKDEIKGGNIPKEYLPAIEKGFRETAASGSLVGFPIIDFEIVLYDGAYHDVDSSALAFEITARGAMREAAQKSGIKLLEPIMKVEVVTPEDYLGDVIGDMNSRRGQIQGTDTRGNAQAVEAMVPLANMFGYVNQLRSFTQGRAQYSMQFSHYDEVPQNVADEVKAKLA